The following are from one region of the Juglans regia cultivar Chandler chromosome 10, Walnut 2.0, whole genome shotgun sequence genome:
- the LOC109008000 gene encoding nuclear cap-binding protein subunit 2-like codes for MASLFKDPSKLSAYRDRRFTGSQEEFEHALQTSTTVYVGNMSFYTTEEQVYEIFSRAGEIKKIIMGLDKNTKTPCGFCFVLYYSREDSEDSCKYISGTILDDRPIRVDFDWGFQEGRQWGRGRSGGQVRDEYRTDYDPARGGYGKLVQRELEAQRQLVDYGGDSLGSFPPVITPQYGRRGGSHGHGGSYRRDYQRKRQRDDDLHGHETSKRTSDHESRRSSDYDSRPDKNPRFRESGDSDDDEEDGLKRRT; via the exons gATCCATCAAAGCTTTCAGCATATAGGGATAGAAGATTTACCGGATCACAAGAGGAATTTGAACATGCACTTCAGACATCAACGACTGTGTATGTGGGTAATATGTCTTTCTACACTACGGAAGAGCAAGTTTATGAGATTTTCTCCCGAGCTGGGGAGATTAAGAAGATAATTATGGGTTTGGATAAGAACACGAAAACGCCTTGCGGCTTTTGTTTTGTCTT GTACTATTCTCGAGAAGACAGTGAGGATTCTTGCAAGTATATAAGTGGGACAATTCTTGATGATCGTCCTATTCGTGTGGATTTTGATTGGGGATTCCAAGAAGGAAGGCAATGGGGCCGTGGTCGAAGTGGTGGACAG GTGCGCGATGAATATCGTACTGATTATGATCCTG CTAGAGGCGGTTATGGAAAGTTAGTTCAGAGGGAGCTGGAAGCACAAAGGCAGCTTGTAGATTATGGTGGCGATTCATTGGGCTCTTTCCCACCAGTTATAACACCTCAGT ATGGTAGACGCGGCGGAAGCCATGGTCATGGAGGTTCTTATCGTAGAG ATTACCAACGAAAACGACAACGAGATGATGACCTCCACGGGCATGAGACCTCAAAGAGAACTTCAGATCATGAATCCAGGAGAAGTTCTGACTACGACTCCAGACCG GATAAGAATCCTCGGTTTCGTGAGAGTGGTGActctgatgatgatgaggaagatggCCTGAAGAGACGCACTTGA